The following are encoded together in the Xanthomonas sacchari genome:
- a CDS encoding dicarboxylate/amino acid:cation symporter yields the protein MTDTPVKAETGMPLHWKMAIGFVLGLVLGLAVHMSVGGDAAWVQALTKYLTTPFSKLFLSLIFMLIVPLLFSALVMGISEMGDIRALGRIGWKTLGYTVVLSGVAVLLGLVLVNVLKPGIGVDRELAQQLLQQNVERTAQIVDQSKHQPHGMDMLLSIVPDNVVAAASSNGAILSLMFFAVMFGVGMVLSEDAKVATLRRGIEGVFEISMTLIGLVIRLAPYAVACFMFNLAALFGFELLVRLGAYVGVVVLALGLHMVVSYGVAVRLAGRSPLWFFRATREATVMAFSTASSNATLPTALRVADQMGLPHKVSRFVLTVGATANQNGTALFEGVTVIFLAQFFGVELSIAQQCMVMLVCILGGIGTAGVPSGSLPVVALICAMVGVDPVGIGMILGVNHFLDMCRTALNVTGDLALTTMVAKGEDGGD from the coding sequence ATGACCGACACCCCCGTGAAGGCCGAAACCGGCATGCCGTTGCACTGGAAAATGGCGATCGGCTTCGTCCTCGGGCTGGTGCTGGGCCTGGCGGTGCACATGAGCGTGGGCGGCGACGCGGCCTGGGTGCAGGCGCTGACCAAGTACCTCACCACGCCGTTCTCCAAGCTGTTCCTCAGCCTGATCTTCATGCTGATCGTGCCGCTGCTGTTCTCGGCGCTGGTGATGGGCATTTCGGAGATGGGCGACATCCGTGCGCTTGGGCGTATCGGCTGGAAGACTCTGGGCTACACGGTGGTGCTGTCCGGTGTGGCGGTGCTGCTGGGCCTGGTGCTGGTCAACGTGCTCAAGCCCGGCATCGGCGTGGATCGCGAACTGGCGCAGCAGTTGCTGCAGCAGAACGTGGAGCGCACCGCGCAGATCGTCGACCAGAGCAAGCACCAGCCGCACGGCATGGACATGCTCTTGTCCATCGTGCCCGACAACGTGGTCGCAGCCGCCTCCAGCAATGGCGCGATCCTGTCGCTGATGTTCTTCGCGGTGATGTTCGGCGTGGGCATGGTGCTCAGCGAAGACGCCAAGGTGGCGACGCTGCGACGCGGCATCGAGGGCGTGTTCGAGATCTCGATGACCCTGATCGGGCTGGTGATCCGCCTGGCGCCGTATGCGGTGGCCTGCTTCATGTTCAACCTGGCGGCGCTGTTCGGCTTCGAGCTGCTGGTGCGGCTGGGCGCCTACGTGGGCGTGGTGGTGCTGGCGCTGGGCCTGCACATGGTGGTGAGCTACGGCGTGGCGGTGCGCCTGGCCGGGCGCTCGCCGCTGTGGTTCTTCCGCGCCACCCGCGAGGCGACGGTGATGGCGTTTTCCACCGCGTCCAGCAACGCCACCCTGCCGACCGCGCTGCGCGTGGCCGACCAGATGGGGCTGCCGCACAAGGTGTCGCGGTTCGTGCTCACCGTCGGCGCCACCGCCAACCAGAACGGCACTGCGCTGTTCGAGGGCGTGACGGTGATCTTCCTGGCCCAGTTCTTCGGCGTGGAGCTGAGCATCGCGCAGCAGTGCATGGTGATGCTGGTGTGCATCCTCGGCGGCATCGGCACTGCGGGCGTCCCGTCCGGCTCGCTGCCGGTGGTGGCGCTGATCTGCGCGATGGTCGGGGTGGACCCGGTCGGCATCGGCATGATCCTGGGCGTCAACCATTTCCTGGACATGTGCCGCACCGCGCTGAACGTGACCGGCGACCTGGCCCTGACCACGATGGTAGCCAAGGGCGAGGATGGCGGGGATTAG
- the tkt gene encoding transketolase: MTTPTRRELANAIRFLAADAVEAANSGHPGMPMGMADIAEVLWNDFLSHNPNNPHWFNRDRFVLSNGHGSMLQYALLHLSGYDLPIEELKRFRQLHSKTAGHPERSETPGVETTTGPLGQGFANAVGFALAEKLLAQRYNRPEHQIVDHRTWVFMGDGCMMEGVSHEAASLAGTWGLGKLVAFWDNNHISIDGNTAGWFSDNTPARFEAYNWHVIRDVDGQDADAVKAAIEAAIAESEKPTLICCRTTIGFGAPTKAGKESSHGAALGKEELEGARKALNWPYAPFEIPQAIYDGWRAGGAGTLRQAEWEQAFDKYAKQYPAEAAELTRRSHGELPEDFLAQADAYIAKQAAEGQTIASRKASQMAIEAFAPLLPELVGGSADLAHSNLTLWKASKSVATDDPNANYVYYGVREFGMTAIANGLALHGGFIPFDATFLVFSDYARNGVRMSALIPAHAIHVYTHDSIGLGEDGPTHQPVEHLASLRYIPNNDVWRPCDTVESAVSWKAAITRKDGPSCLVFSRQNLPHQPRSAEQIKLIERGGYVLADAEGGTPDMILIGTGSEVGLAVEAKQALDAAGLKTRVVSMPCTDVFDRQDAAYRESVLPAAVRKRVAVEAGVTAFWRAYVGLDGAVVGIDSFGASAPANVLYKHFQITAEHVVAAAKAL, from the coding sequence ATGACGACGCCTACCCGCCGCGAACTCGCCAACGCGATCCGTTTCCTTGCCGCCGATGCGGTCGAGGCCGCCAATTCCGGCCATCCCGGCATGCCGATGGGCATGGCCGACATCGCCGAAGTGCTGTGGAACGACTTCCTCAGCCACAACCCGAACAATCCGCACTGGTTCAACCGCGACCGCTTCGTGCTGTCCAACGGCCACGGCTCGATGCTGCAGTACGCGCTGCTGCACCTGTCCGGCTACGACCTGCCGATCGAGGAGCTCAAGCGCTTCCGCCAACTGCACAGCAAGACCGCCGGCCACCCCGAGCGCAGCGAGACCCCGGGGGTGGAGACCACCACCGGTCCACTGGGCCAGGGCTTTGCCAACGCGGTCGGTTTCGCGCTGGCCGAGAAGCTGCTGGCGCAGCGCTACAATCGCCCCGAGCACCAGATCGTCGACCACCGCACCTGGGTGTTCATGGGCGACGGCTGCATGATGGAGGGCGTGTCCCACGAGGCCGCCTCGCTGGCCGGCACCTGGGGCCTGGGCAAGCTGGTGGCGTTCTGGGACAACAACCATATCTCCATCGACGGCAACACCGCCGGCTGGTTCAGCGACAACACCCCGGCCCGGTTCGAGGCCTATAACTGGCACGTGATCCGCGACGTCGACGGCCAGGATGCCGACGCGGTCAAGGCCGCGATCGAGGCGGCGATCGCCGAGAGCGAGAAGCCGACCCTGATCTGCTGCCGCACCACCATCGGCTTCGGTGCGCCGACCAAGGCCGGCAAGGAATCCTCGCATGGCGCCGCGCTGGGCAAGGAAGAGTTGGAAGGCGCGCGCAAGGCGCTGAACTGGCCGTATGCGCCGTTCGAGATCCCGCAGGCGATCTACGACGGCTGGCGCGCCGGCGGTGCGGGTACGCTGCGCCAGGCCGAGTGGGAGCAGGCCTTCGACAAGTACGCCAAGCAGTACCCGGCCGAAGCTGCGGAACTGACCCGCCGCTCGCATGGCGAGCTGCCGGAAGACTTCCTCGCCCAGGCCGACGCCTACATCGCCAAGCAAGCCGCCGAAGGCCAGACCATCGCCTCGCGCAAGGCCTCGCAGATGGCGATCGAGGCGTTCGCGCCGCTGCTGCCTGAACTGGTCGGCGGTTCGGCCGACCTGGCGCATTCCAACCTGACCCTGTGGAAGGCCAGCAAGTCGGTCGCCACGGATGACCCGAACGCCAACTACGTGTACTACGGCGTGCGCGAGTTCGGCATGACCGCCATCGCCAACGGCCTGGCACTGCACGGCGGTTTCATTCCGTTCGACGCCACCTTCCTGGTGTTCAGCGACTACGCGCGCAACGGCGTGCGCATGAGCGCGCTGATCCCGGCGCATGCGATCCACGTCTACACCCACGACTCGATCGGCCTGGGCGAGGACGGCCCGACCCACCAGCCGGTGGAGCATCTGGCGTCGCTGCGCTACATCCCCAACAACGACGTGTGGCGCCCCTGCGACACGGTGGAGTCGGCGGTGAGCTGGAAGGCCGCGATCACCCGCAAGGACGGCCCGAGCTGCCTGGTGTTCAGCCGCCAGAACCTGCCGCACCAGCCGCGCAGCGCCGAGCAGATCAAGTTGATCGAGCGCGGCGGTTACGTGCTGGCCGATGCCGAAGGCGGCACGCCCGACATGATCCTGATCGGTACCGGCTCGGAAGTGGGCCTGGCGGTGGAAGCCAAGCAGGCGCTGGATGCCGCGGGCCTGAAGACCCGCGTGGTGTCGATGCCGTGCACCGACGTGTTCGATCGCCAGGACGCCGCCTACCGCGAGTCGGTGCTGCCGGCGGCGGTGCGCAAGCGCGTGGCGGTGGAAGCGGGCGTCACCGCCTTCTGGCGAGCCTACGTGGGCCTGGACGGCGCGGTGGTGGGCATCGACAGCTTCGGCGCCTCGGCGCCGGCGAACGTGCTGTACAAGCACTTCCAGATCACCGCCGAACACGTGGTGGCGGCGGCGAAGGCGCTGTAA
- a CDS encoding DUF2894 domain-containing protein yields the protein MHPDRIPAADRLAALRAQHAERLDALRFRFLEALARRTEAQQGKARELLEQKLSALLDAYAATLAMAPQNAADAAMRAPQPGPLGTLLAQYRPATAATTAYSGQDTNVGAHEDADTETCKATGAIDADAAAPSHAPAASAAARLAAPQLPAVEEARRLWTELRSRSQLRQSLQPAPADAGPLNSGVLVHRALALMRTLSPGYLQHFLSYVDALSWLQQLQEAGALATPQKSGSAAGKPATPRSKPRKRG from the coding sequence ATGCACCCTGATCGGATCCCGGCTGCCGACCGCCTCGCCGCCTTGCGTGCACAGCATGCCGAGCGGCTGGACGCGCTGCGCTTCCGTTTCCTCGAAGCGCTGGCGCGCCGCACCGAGGCGCAGCAGGGCAAGGCGCGGGAACTGCTGGAGCAGAAGCTGTCCGCGTTGCTCGACGCTTACGCCGCGACATTGGCCATGGCGCCGCAGAATGCCGCTGATGCCGCGATGCGAGCGCCGCAACCAGGCCCGCTCGGCACCTTGCTGGCGCAGTACCGGCCTGCGACTGCGGCGACCACCGCCTACAGCGGCCAGGACACCAACGTCGGCGCCCATGAGGATGCCGACACCGAGACGTGCAAGGCGACCGGCGCAATCGACGCAGACGCCGCTGCGCCGTCGCACGCGCCAGCAGCAAGCGCCGCAGCGCGCCTCGCCGCACCACAGTTGCCAGCGGTCGAAGAGGCACGCCGGCTGTGGACAGAACTGCGCAGCCGCAGCCAATTGCGGCAGTCGCTGCAACCGGCCCCCGCCGACGCCGGCCCGCTCAACTCCGGCGTGCTGGTGCATCGCGCATTGGCGTTGATGCGCACGCTTTCGCCCGGCTACCTGCAGCACTTTCTGTCCTACGTCGACGCACTGTCCTGGTTGCAGCAACTGCAGGAGGCGGGCGCATTGGCGACGCCACAGAAATCCGGCAGCGCTGCCGGCAAGCCTGCGACGCCGCGCAGCAAGCCGCGCAAGCGCGGTTGA
- a CDS encoding OmpA family protein codes for MSDELELEADSGAPVWAVFGDLMSVLLGAFVLILIGVIGVQLQLSNKLDAEMRQRQLEAQQRKTLEQALAAPLAAGRVTLVDGRIGIRGNVLFALNSDQLQPEGRDLLKSLAAPLAGYLKARDEILMVSGFTDDRQVRESNRQFADNWELSAERALTVTRALIEAGVPADAVFAAAFGAQQPVAPNVDEAGRASNRRVEMAPLPRMRKRKRAATPHAP; via the coding sequence ATGAGCGACGAGCTGGAACTCGAGGCCGACAGCGGCGCGCCGGTCTGGGCGGTGTTCGGCGACCTGATGTCGGTGCTGCTCGGCGCCTTCGTGCTGATCCTGATCGGGGTGATCGGCGTGCAGCTGCAGCTGTCGAACAAGCTGGATGCGGAAATGCGTCAGCGCCAGCTTGAAGCGCAGCAGCGCAAGACCCTGGAACAGGCGCTGGCCGCGCCGCTGGCGGCCGGCCGGGTGACCCTGGTCGACGGCCGCATCGGCATCCGCGGCAATGTGCTGTTCGCCCTGAACTCCGATCAGTTGCAGCCGGAGGGCCGCGACCTGCTGAAGAGCCTGGCCGCGCCGCTGGCCGGCTACCTCAAGGCGCGCGACGAGATCCTGATGGTCAGCGGCTTCACCGACGATCGCCAGGTGCGCGAGAGCAATCGCCAGTTCGCCGACAACTGGGAACTGTCGGCCGAACGCGCGTTGACCGTGACCCGTGCGCTGATCGAGGCAGGCGTCCCCGCCGATGCGGTCTTCGCCGCCGCCTTCGGCGCGCAGCAGCCGGTGGCGCCGAACGTGGACGAGGCCGGACGCGCCAGCAACCGCCGCGTGGAAATGGCACCGCTGCCGCGCATGCGCAAGCGCAAGCGTGCCGCGACACCGCATGCACCCTGA